gaaaaatattcaaaatgatcctttatatttagcttatattctaattaaacattaatattattaatcatttataatgttttcgtcctttaattaatttaattgtcaaaaaaattaaattttagggtagagatgaaaacgaaaaatcaaaaaaatggtacaaatgaactttttcctacgtgagggtataaacgaaaaaatattacaatgttgaggttttttaagtaattaggcctaagaTTAAGATTAAATACCTAgactaaaataaattcaattatcattataaaaaaaattctaataataTTAGTTCACTAAATATAAGTTCACTAATAATTTACTATCGATttacttaaaaacaattttactattattatttttaattataaaatattaaatttatagtttatatcggtttattaaatataaatttaccaacggtttactaccaatttacttaaaaaataaattactattgtttttttttaattatagaatattaaacttattgtttatatcggtttactaaatataagtttaccaacggttgactatcagtttagtaacagtttactaaatataaatttaccaatggtttactatcagtttacttaaaaaacaatttactattgttaattttttttaaactataaaatattaaacttatagtttatatcggtttactaaatataaatttaccaacggtttactatcaatttacttaaaaaacaatttactattgtttactttttaaaattataaaatattaaacttatggtttatatcagtttaataaatataaatttaccaacggtttactatcaatttacttaaaaaaataatttactattgtttattttttaaaattataaaatattaaacttatggtttatatcggtttactaaatataaatttaccaatggTTGACTACCGATTTATCAACGGTTTACTAAAGAAAGATAAACGGCTTACTCACGGTTCACTAACGgtattctaaaattaaaattataaaaaatataaaaaggccAATATACTATTTTACACAAAAAAATACAACTTATaaccatatattcaaaataaaaattattacacatTTACCAACAGTTAACCCAACATCTACTAACATTGTACTAAAAATAAGgttattggtgtaccattagtacaccattggttaactagcaacaataaagaaaattcagtaacagtttactaacgattttattaatgatatattcaaaataaaatttattataagttaACCAACGGTTTACCCAATATAAACCATTAGTTACCCAACACCCATTCattttcaattactaaaaaaatgcTAACCGTTTACTGAAAGATAAGTTAATTTACTAACCGTTTACTAACAATTGACTATCATTTTACTAAGAAGACAACAATTTTAGAATTATAGAAACAAgcataaatcataaaatttactaaaaaaataaatttattattattaaaataagagtTAACCAGTAGTATACTgtaaatgtttgcaaattaaaaaattgaatagattTATCAATTGAATTATTACACAATTTTATCATTCAACATGccttcaaaagaaaaaagaaaatgttaTTATTCACTTGCTAGTATAATCGTCACACTCTTGTCAATATTGTCAATAAACAAAAGCGaccacaaatttaaaatttataaaatttaacagAAAAAATAGATTACAGAGCCTGCTAAATGCTCCCTTATAAGTATCAAAATTGTTATATTTACTACAAATCCTACCGTATCACTAGCTATTGGTAATACATTGCTTCCTTGTACTATTTCAAAACCTCAACTTCCATTCCCATCATTAAGAGCACAACAGGGTAGTAAAAACCTCACCTGCTCTTGTTATACACCAACACCACATCACCACAGTACTCTTCAAACCCCAAAACCAATAGCAACCCATACCTCTACCATCTCAACCGGAGACTGGAAATTATTCTTTGGGTGTAGACATTTCTTGCTGGCTCAAGCAGTCCACGCTTATTTAACCAAATTAGGCTGTCAAAATGGTACCTTTGAAGGAAATAATCTTATTAATTTGTACCTCAAATTTGAATGAGCTAGCATGCCGGAGCAGGAACAAGAGATTCATCCGGTATACTGAGCATGCTGCCTCCATGTATCCTTTATTTGCttcatttttgttgttgttgctgcTCCACAACCTTATATTGTTAGAGGCATTTTCACAAACAGCTAGAGTgcaagaataaaataaatgaatctaattgaaaataaaaaagcatAAGAGTCTATGAAACATAGGTACACAGACCTCATAAATTACTACAAACTAGGCAAAAATGGATGATCAAGCATATCCAGAGTTTCCTTCTCCACTTCAGCTCTGTGCAATTTATTCCTTATAACAAGTACTTTATCAACAACTTTCATCGCATAAAAACACTGACCCATACCTATTATTGGGTTTCTTATGTGGCACAGATACACTCATAACTCTCGATTTCCTTCTCTTTAATTCAATCACCGGAGCAGCGGCTTCTGCGATTTCTCCTGCGTCACCGGCATTGCTTCCAACCTCACATTCTTTCTCTAGACCACCAATTTCATCAATCGGAACCTGAATTTCGCCGTTAATATCTTCAGAAACCTTCTCTTGAACAGCAAGAATAGGATTAAAATCTTTTTACCGGTAGTATTACTATTATTTTCGTTAACATTAAAATCCAGCAGCAAAGTGTGGTGATTGTTGATGGAGAATTGGAGAAAAGAAAAATcgtatttttcaataaaaacatcaaataaaaacataaataaagaaaaaagatgGAGAATGATGTATATTTGCAAAAAGATAAGCGTGTCCGTATGAAGGAGAATATTTTGGCTTTTGATATTGTTGAGCCTAATTTCCACTTAAGCGAATGTGTACTTGGATGGCCCATGAAGTGGGTAAAAAGTCCTTAAAGCCTCCTTTTTAGGAGTTATTATTGTAATTTCTGTTATCTAATTCTCACAAACATTATGTACTTTTATTTACCGAAATTATTAAAATTgctattttgccaaaaaaaaattaaaataatttaaaactttgattatagaaataatttttttattattcttatcGTAAGAAGATAGTACCAAACGTGCCCTAAgcgaattttaaatttacaatgTCTTGGTATTTTTGAAGTAAGATACCTTGCTGCTAAGAGCTAATTAAAGAAAGGTTCCAATTCTTTATATACGTTGCTTCATGCTTACTTTACTTTGTACGCTACAAACCCTATTTTAAAACCATGGAAGGAGCGTACCACATTCAAATGGCTAATGTGTTTGGTGTGCCCGTTGTCTTACAATGTAGTACTAGATTAGCGATTCCGACAATAAAACGAGCTTCCCATGAACCTCTTTTCGTGAAAAAATCACGCGTTTCTAAATTAGAAAGCAGATTTCTCTCAAAACATAGACTACTAGTAGAACCATCCAATTGCGATAATAACGCTAAAATCTCAACGCAGCCGGAGGACGAAGAGTATCCAGCCCTAGAAACGGTTCTGGAGCTTCACAGTGCAATCAACAACCAAAATATTGATCAAGTCTCCAGCATAATTGGCGACGAATGCCGATGTGTCTGTAATTTCTTCTCGTTTTTCCAATCGTTTCAAGGAAAGCAGGTAATGTATCGGTTTAAAACGAGTGGTCTTATTGGTTTAAAATGCGGAATCACTGAGGGGTTGCATTGTTTTGTTGCAGCAAGTGTTGGATTTTCTCAACTATGTAATGGAAATGTTGGGAGATAACATTGAGTTTGTAGTGAAACCTACATTGCATGATGGGATGAATGTTGGTGTTTCTTGGAGACTACGTTTGTTCTCTCCCCTTCACTacaatttattgtttaaatatgaaatttattaatgCTTTTCTAGTAAGAATAAAATGTCACAcaagaattttttatttttaaactttttttttcttttgatttatatatttatttatttattttgcttcATTTCCTTTTGCAGAATGGTGCAAGACCCATATGCCTTTAGGAAAAGGATTCAGTTTCTACATTTGCCAAATATACCAGGGCAAGGTAACGATAAGGTAatgtttaagttttttttttagcaGAAATAGTTTCATCTATAGATTAGAAATCGACTATAAGGGTCTCATAACACGGACTAGAAAGTTATAATAGATAAGGCTATTTGATAACTTAATGTGTTAgccaattaaaaaatatcacaaCTCTAAATCTAAATATAAATCTAGCTAATGACATAAAATTTATAACCCTAATGATTACAACAAATAATTCTTAGATCTACAACAATGGTTAGGAGTAAACATCGAGttgtgaaatttaaaattataaattgattttaCAAACGGAAGCACAAAAAAATCCACATTTTACCGGCACCATTCGTTCTGGTCGATTTCACAAAAAAATCCATATATTACCTGCACCACTTGTTCTGGTCGACTTCTAAACAAAGAACGACCGAACAATTTGAGCGAACGAAAAAcattgaattataaattttaagatttcatattgaaataaaaaaaaaactttgtaAAGCTTCCTATTTTGAAAAAGAAGTAACTCATTTAGGGTGAATAAACCTATATGGGTAGTGGCGGAgccataaattttttataagatacgtaaaattatactaaaaatttattagatgagaaaaattgaaaaaatataaatcttaaGGTCAgtgatataaattttaagacATACAAGCTACACtattaaattgtaaaagaaactatgaagagaaaaaaataaaagatgaagtatgattaaaaaaaaattattcacttGTGATAGAGTTGAGAAATTTAGAGAGGTAAAATGACTAAAACCCACCTTCCATAGAAGTGGTGCGGCACTGGTTTGAAGGCAAAGGAGAAATAGTAGGCTAAGCAAGGAGAGAGGGCAAATaagagaattaaaaaaatatgaatataaaaatcaaataagttaaaatttacatttatatCTCACAATTCAAAATAAAGCcgaatttgaatttttcatcaAGTTTACACAAGGTTGATTTTGAGTTGTCATCGAGTCGAGTATAACtcgaatatttaaaaaaaagtcaaaaagaaATTGCACATTAAAACTTGtggattaaaaatataaatcttataaaaattaaGCTATACTGTATAATTTCTTGGAGTATGAATTagttgatttgtaatgtttcagGAATGTAGAGATGTTCATGGAGCCTCTTCTTCATATAGGGCCTTTAAGAATGGTATGCAACTGAAACCCAATTGTTTAACCAACAGTTTGAGGATCCTTTTAGAAGAGAGTTTATAAGTAATAcccaaaatataattatttgtattttctaggcattagatataaaaaaatcttttaatttttttcaaaaatacagatcagtttttgaatgtttttttGTATAGAAAACCGTAgttttaaattgaacaaaaaaaacatttcgTCTAAGACTTTGACTGACTGTCGTTAAGGTGCTTACGCGGCACTagaaaaaagattcaaaaatatcttcaatttttaaaataattaccaattttttatttataaattttgtatatCATCTCACCTCTTCTtactaattaactctaattaactttttaattaaaatatattaaaaattaaaccaccATTCCCGGAACAAACAACCGCCGGCACACTGGATTAATTTGTCttctttttcaattaaaaaaaaaagtcattaCCGACTGAAATAACAGCCATTCCACAACTGCATTTCCATTGCAATCTTCTTCAAATTCAATCCAATTCATTCCACAACacaacccaaaaaaaaaaaaatggagcaAAACCTGTTGAACAACTCACCAATCTCCACACCCATTAAATCATTCCATCACAAAACCACAAAAGATCCATCTAAAATCAGATGGAAACAGTCTCCAAATCACCATCTTTAACTACTCAAATTGAAACCCCTCCAAAATCTATGGGACCCTTTACAGGAATAGACCCGAGAATAGACCTTCATCTGTTCTCAGAGTTCTTACCTGAGAATATTCTCAGGTGAGAACAATCCActtttttttagggttaatgtcataaaaattcaccaactttacatgtttgctcattttaatcacgcagtttaaattttctcattttcatgcacgaactattattttttctcaaattcataaaCGGTGCTGATTTGTCACGGCTTTATTGGTGTAATTTattgaggtggaggtcattttacacctaTGAATAAATGCCaactcagcaccgtgcatgaatttgagaaaaaatggtagttcgtgcatgaaaatgaaaaaatttaaactgcgtaattaaaatgaaaaaacgtgtaaagttcgtgatttttttttacattaactttttttttaattgaaaaaggaaaaaaattaatctgTCGTCTGTTCCGAAAAGGTAATGTAATGttggtttatttttaattgattttaataaaaaaaaattagtgttatTTAGGAAGAAggtgaaataatataaaaaaattataattattagatAATGGTTTCAGAGTAGGGattactaaacaaaaataataaagtatgGAGGCCTCGAGATGTGTTTagctaaaaaaaacaaaaaaaaaatggaagaaaaatttataaaaaaagttgatTAAATTTGTCTTGAACAAAgaatgattaattttaaaaattacaagaaAACTCGTTGATGAAATGGTTTAGAgatgaataaaaagaaaataacatcCAATATATAATTTCTTgataattttatcaatatatACAAGGTTAAAAGTCTTGCTATACACCAAGTCAATAGCCGTCAGGCGACTCTAATTCATCCTGCACTTATCTGCttcattttttttgcagaaaataaTTGGATACCTTATGAACGCATCGGAGAAGATAAACTCCTTGTTTAAACTAACTCCAAATAACATGAAGCAAGCCGTACTTCTTATGAGCATTATTCTGCTGTTTATGAAGCCCGGGCTGTATTAAACAATCCTCTTACCCACAAGTGCCTCTCGTACTGCGCTGTCGAAACATCAATCAGCTTTACATTTCACCAAAAAAATAGTCATTTCCAGATTCAACAATGgttattcaaataataaaaacaatgaTAAATATAGCTAAAGTAAAACGGCAAGACTCTTTATGCCTCTCTTTTTTTGCATACATTCGCAAGTCTCCGCATACAGTCCATAGATTTCAACTGTGTGCTTCCATTGACATAATAGCTAACAAGAAAATTAGCAACAGCCTATATATGCAACTGAAAACACATGAGCACAAATTTTACAATTCCACTGCTACTACCTACAAACAAGGGTTAGCCATTGTTAAGTTCAGATGGCAATAAAATTAGCAAGACGTCCTACATCCACGGCAATGGCATATAACTACATGCTCCCTGCCATTGCCCCATGCTACATTTTCATCCTGATCATTACAAACTAAAGTAAATCATCGTGTCATCTAGCCACATTAATTCACATTGACAAAAATAAAGGAACAGAAAAGGCGCCACAAAAAAATTAAGCTTCTTCATTATCTGTTCTACCATCAGAAGTGCATTGGTGGCAAAACATCCCATTGCACCTGCAAGAGAGAACAAATACTAAATCCCTCCCTTCACTTATAACACATTGTATCCTAACCAAAATTCATCAACTGTGTGTGTATGTAAATATGTAATGCAGATGTCTCTCTCAAcaggtgtgtgtgtgtgtgtgtgtgaatgtGTGGGCATCTGCCCCTAAGATAATAATTCGAAGAATGAAGAACAGCACCCGGTGCCTTCCAATTCAATATGAACCAAAAAATTCAGTAGGTATACAAACAGAAAAGGCGGTAATTAGATAGACAAAAAGGAATACATTGCACGAACATTCATCATATCAAGTTTACAAGCTCTAAATCATAGTTATTAAAGGCGTTAGGCGACCCGAGGCGACGAGGGTCCCAAAGCCTGAGGCGCAAGGCGTGAGGCGAAAGCCTTTTGGAAATAAGGAGACCaactaatataaatatatatatatatatatatattttttaaaagttcaaatataaattttattttctggacttaaaaatatttttaatttacatttaaaaggctaaattgaccttttttgttaaaaagaagAGTCATTTGAAAACTTAACCATTATTGATGTTAAAAACAACCCATTTATTATAGACTAAAGCCTTTAAATGTATAATATTGGTCTTGGGCTGGCTAAAGGAGGCCCAATAAGACATTAAGGAACCTCTATTCTCTTTCCCTAGCCTATTCCAACTTCCCAAACCCTAGACATAGCAGCGCcgcacttcttcttcttcttccttcatTCTCTTTttcatctgttttttttttcttgaagtGTCTGGGTAACAGAGGTCACAGAGGCGCGCGCCTCTGGCCTCTCGCCTGAGGCGATTGAGGCGCGCGCCTTTGTGACATCGCCCGCCTTTGGGCAGTTGAGGCGGCTCGGCCATCGCCTGAGTCGCCTCTCGCCTGAGGCGCGCCTGATAACTATGCTCTAAATGGTGGAGTATTTTAAAACAACACACTCATATGTGCAATGCGACCTATTCCATTCAATTACAGACCCTGTCAACAGCCATAAAATGAGGTACTTCCATCACTACTTAAACACAACAATATAGTTAACAAGATAGGGGTTTAATGCtggaagagaaaaataaaaggaaaatgaGGAAAGAAGAACATAGAAAAACAGCAACTCTCTGTTCTACGGATCTCCAACTGCAGACAGGAAGAATGTCCATCTCGTAGATTTATAATAACATCAAATACCTAgtaaacctcaaaatattttaaaaaggggCATTTAAAATTGTAAGCCAACCTTATTTTACTTGTTTTCTGTGAAGTATCATACATAGTCATTCGTGTCTTAATTTCCTTAACTTTTTCCATTCTCTCTTCTCTACTTCCAGAACGACACTAGAGAAAACAAACTCCAAAGTAACTTTACTGATCTTCTCTCTTTCATGGAGTGTTATAAGACTTCAACCCTACTAAAAACCTGATTTAACACTCAGCCTGGCTGCAAGACCATTAGAGCAGGTTCAAGTTAGATTTTAAGAGTGACTGAGTGAATACCCGGAAGCAAGGTAAGACAGGGCCACTCAGATTAACTTCACTTGGGTTCGGCTCCTAGTGTAACTATGGGAATGATAAAATCAACTTTGACTTTTCTGATTTTCTCTTGCCTCAAGTTAAGCAAATTAAACagaaaatttatctttttcttaaaactaataaaaatatttgcaggAATGCCATTTTAAGTTATAGTACCATAAGAATTGTGCAGTAACTAGAAAACATCTTAAACAACTCAATTTCCATTTTATGAAAAAGAAAGGTAACAATTCATACAGAACGAAACACTTGCATGAATGCAGATATATGTATGAACAGTTGCAAGGAGATAATTGTCATACTAACCACTCATCATCGCCAAACATCATGACCGCTTGAACAAATGATGAAGTGCTAACATCTCTTCTACCCCCACTGCAGATATGCTTTCACATCCAAGAAGCTCGTGGAGCTTTGAATCACACAATATCACCATTGAGTTTAGTGGATCCTGAAAGCACACAAACACAGCCATAACCATTTGATAAAGCATTTCTCGAAACAGCTGAAGGGTTATGATCTAATAAATAAATCCTTGAAGGAATTGAAGAAAGAAAAACCCGGCAATAGGAGCTGGTAAAAATATCAAGTACAATAAAGAAACAAGAAAAATCTAACAATAGGATTGACTCAAAACATTATATACTGCTAAATACATAGTTATTGAAGGAAAAATGCGTTCTGAGGCGCTCAAGCTCCTAGGGCCCAAGATGCAAGGAGCGAGGTAAGGCGCCTGTCTTTTAGAAAAAAGGcgccaaaaaaaataaaatacaataaaatatataaaaagtatcatgatactaatttaaaatattttaattttttaaaaatacctaTTAATAAAACACATGAGGGTAGCTTTATTGGTTAACTACTAtaaagaaattatattttattgctAAAGATATAAAATTACAGCAACTATAACAATCAAATAAcagaaattaaaattcaataaattaaaagcaaaccgaataattaaaattatcaaaataggaAAAACAGaggagaaaaaaataataaagttaaaaaaaaaaaaaaactacgtaataaagagagaaaaaaataagaacatATATCAATTTGATGAAAAAGATGAAGAGATGTTGTCTTTTTTGTTCAATTGATAGATTGTTTGTTGTTgcatttttcaatttggttttgcTGTAGGTTGAATTGAAATAATAGAGTGTGGGTGGGTGTATCATAaggaaaataaattatagtttCATTTAAAATTGAAGAAGGGGATAAAAATACTCCTGCCGgcagaaaataaaaacaaaatagtgTTTCACTTGATCAGCTCCTCCCCTGAAGGCGGAGGCGCACGACTCATTGAAGTCGCCCGACTCTGGGGCGTTGAGGCCCCATGGCCATCACCTTAGGCATGCCTTCACAATTGTGGCTAAATATGCTCCATAATTAAGCAAACAAGCTGAAGAACAATATCAGTATATAAAGACATATGGATCCAGTACCCACCTCTAATCTGTTAAGTTTGATGTACTCCCAAACACGCCTAGATGCCTCTAACTGGGTCATCTCCCTTTCTCCAGTCTCCAAAAATTTTGCAAGTGGTTCGGAAATCACTTTTACTGATGGAGTAGGTTCAGTATTAGGATTTGCCGATTCGACATCCAACTTAACTCGTTTAGCTTGTGAAGATTCCTCTGCAGACAtttacaagaaaaacaaaaaataattaattagcttgCAGTCCAACAACATACTTCATATATAGGCTTCACTGCAGTTAAGACATCATCTTTCATACACTACCACATCACATACTTGTAGGTTCAAGTGTGATAATATGTTTAGATAGCAGCTTATTCATCTTGAACATGTCAGTACAGTCTGTCTCAAAAACTATTCGCAATGCGTCGTCACAAATTATCTTTCTCTTGTTGCTTGGATCTTGAAGGTTGTTTTTCCTTATGTATTGCCATAACTGCTTCACAATCTGTTTCGGACAAAGAAGTATGAAGATATTAAAACCAAACTAAATAAGGAACCTGACATTATAATCGTCATTGAGTCAGTTACTACACAACATACCTCAGTCCTCGGCAAGGCTGGCTCACCCACAACAGCTTGAAGTTCAGGAGAAACGCCACAAACTTTGTTCAACCCACCTGGGCCACCTCTTCTTTTGGCTGTAACAGGAGCACTGCAATCAAACAAAATGAAGTGGTCAGACTCAAAAGTTGACTATCATACAACCTTAAACCACATCCTCAGCAGTCTCAAAAAATTGCTAATCAAATTGAAACATAGCAGGCCTCATGTTTAGAACCcttggtttttaaaattaaagcaaAAATTACACTTCAAAGATACACACTGCAAGTTGCAGCTTCGTATTGAACTTAGTTGAAGCtgaatttcatataaaaaaacaaatctcaactTTTGTTTTTATCTGTGAAAGGGAAATAACCAAATggacaaaaaataaaagcaacaGTCAActtccaaatttcaaaaaaaataagaatttgcTACTTTAATATAAAATCACTTGCATATAAAAACTATAGATAATTTTCCCTAAAAACGACAAAAAGAAATTGAGAACCAATTCGTTTTTTTCGGTGTGTGAATTCATAAAAGAACAAACCATAAATCTAAATAAAACCcagaaatgaaataaaaaaaatagaacccTAACTTTTGCAATTTAAAGCTCACAACGTCCAATTAAGACTCCAAACCCTGAAATTGGACCCAACAGAACCCTAAATTATTAAACACGTTACCTTTCCTTGGGCGATTCAGATGGTACAGGCCTCGCATTTTGAGAAACGACCTCGTTTTTCACAAGAGGCGGTGGCTGTTGTCTCTGCTGCTGCTGAAGCGGCACTTGTGGCTGGCGGAAGTTAAGGTCCTGAGAGAAGACGTGGTGGGGCTGGGAGTAGGGGAGAGGATGAAGGGCAAAATGGGGAGGAAAATGCTGAAAGTGAGGATGAGGATAATGGGGAGGATGGTGGAGGGCAAAATGGTCTTTCTGAGAAAGGTGAAGCTGCGGTTGTGGTGGTTGATGGGAAGCAGCGGCAGCggcggtggcggtggtggtggttgGGTGGGAGCGGAGGAGAAGGGTAATATGGTCACGAATAAAAGCGGATTTGTGGGAAAGGTTTAACCCTAATTTAGCTTCGAGGAGTTGGACGAAAGCGTCAAAGGAGGTGACGGAGTTTGGGGTTGATTGACGGAGAACACTCTCTACGCCTTTCGCTATTTCCTGGTCCGACACCAtcgctctctctctctctctatctctcttcacatatattttatttttattatttcaacacaaaatagaaaatacaacaaaactcaaacaaaaaaatactaaaaccactctctctctttttttttaaataattttcaaatgaCCTTTTTGTCCCCTACTGACTTTTTGCTCGAATTTCAAATGAGCAAAGACTTCAATGCCCTCTTCCTTAAAAGCAGGTGGTTTTAAAGGTGAATATGTTGTCATTTTTACGCATGGTGTctcttagaaatttaaaatttttagttACTccaattaagaaaaataatgagAGCCGAATTATCATTGCTAAAAAGTCTATTTTCACAAATCGAGCAACTCAAGTCTAATCTGAACCGATATCTATCAAAATgtaaaatcaa
This region of Mercurialis annua linkage group LG1-X, ddMerAnnu1.2, whole genome shotgun sequence genomic DNA includes:
- the LOC126664068 gene encoding uncharacterized protein LOC126664068; the protein is MEGAYHIQMANVFGVPVVLQCSTRLAIPTIKRASHEPLFVKKSRVSKLESRFLSKHRLLVEPSNCDNNAKISTQPEDEEYPALETVLELHSAINNQNIDQVSSIIGDECRCVCNFFSFFQSFQGKQQVLDFLNYVMEMLGDNIEFVVKPTLHDGMNVGVSWRLQWCKTHMPLGKGFSFYICQIYQGKVTIRNVEMFMEPLLHIGPLRMKIIGYLMNASEKINSLFKLTPNNMKQAVLLMSIILLFMKPGLY
- the LOC126664013 gene encoding uncharacterized protein LOC126664013; this encodes MVSDQEIAKGVESVLRQSTPNSVTSFDAFVQLLEAKLGLNLSHKSAFIRDHITLLLRSHPTTTTATAAAAASHQPPQPQLHLSQKDHFALHHPPHYPHPHFQHFPPHFALHPLPYSQPHHVFSQDLNFRQPQVPLQQQQRQQPPPLVKNEVVSQNARPVPSESPKESAPVTAKRRGGPGGLNKVCGVSPELQAVVGEPALPRTEIVKQLWQYIRKNNLQDPSNKRKIICDDALRIVFETDCTDMFKMNKLLSKHIITLEPTKESSQAKRVKLDVESANPNTEPTPSVKVISEPLAKFLETGEREMTQLEASRRVWEYIKLNRLEDPLNSMVILCDSKLHELLGCESISAVGVEEMLALHHLFKRS